A window of Juglans regia cultivar Chandler chromosome 7, Walnut 2.0, whole genome shotgun sequence contains these coding sequences:
- the LOC108995255 gene encoding probable LRR receptor-like serine/threonine-protein kinase At3g47570 gives MARRAPIKDSSPPVLGRRRFFDGIPRLPTAYPNVVPRESTPAGDGETAEEEDTVMPDEIDGLADHEYSCMFQLIQSFNNFTDQSALIAFKSRISSSPNETLLATNWYAPNSICNWIGVSCSRRRQRVTALDLSYMGLHGTISPHIGNLSFLVSLHLFDNSFFGFIPHEISRLHRLRILILSFNQLEGSIPPSIHNCRKLRKVSFDSNRLIGAIPSSFGNLSMLVFLNLQRNSLIGPFPPVIFNISSLNIFAVTANHISGALPNDLCGRCPNLRILHLSSNKFGGQLHSQFNNCQELERLGLSYNKFDGSISKALIDSLQKLELLALGGNNFTGIIPHTISNLSTLHTFGIEDNHIQGSIPTDLWNLQKLIVLVLGSNNFKGEVPQKIFNLSSLQRISFEHNSLSGYLPSPDHMGQSCPNLEEIILSRNKLSGHIPSYLSNCSKLIKVDLAGNLFSGPIPKSLGNLKYLQHLFLGSNQLIGWEARDQETNFISSLSNCRFLTSLYLSYNPLDIIIPGSIQNFSTSFQIFVADNCQIRGHIPMGMGFLKGLIWLDLGDNNLIGNIPFTFGGLERLQRLHLYNNKIEGLIREELCQLRNLGELDLSNNRISGFIPNCISNLNLLVKLNLSSNKLESSIPSNIWSLENLSLLDLSLNSLGEYLSSNMKKLDTLEYLDLSRNQITGEIPSIIGAFESLRYLDFSNNSFQGGIPQSFGNLKGLDILNLSYNNLSGAIPKSLEALPYLKYLNLSFNKLVGEIPSGGPFVNFTAESFSGNSALCGNRIFRVPPCPTTPTNQRSKMKDILLKCILPTTVAIIAFIMLVYFLRRCRKRNMEMPTSLNPLPALEHRMISYQELCQGTNNFCESNLLGVGGFGSVYKGILFDRTIVAVKVLSLQLSGAFKSFDAECKVLRTIRHRNLVKVITTCTNPEFRALVLEYMSKGNLERWLYSYNYCLDLLQRINILVDVASALDYLHHGQSESILHCDLKPTNILLDENMVAHVGDFGIAKILAENKDATHTKTLGTIGYIAPEYGFEGKVSIKTDVYSYGITLLEMITRKKPTDDMFSGNFTLRQLVNASIPDRMMEVVDEGLLKIEDGRDTIALQSILSSIMELGLRCSEELPDTRMDIKDVLVKLNKIKSTFFENRNRVADLIDQQSGWWNMQLLKEAFNEEEANEILNIPVSQIASEDKLVWKGTSNGEFFVRSAYHLYNQQQRSKMGESSSNGNQSEAAIAEPRGMVIASMLCKRLELQNVILEGNSIPVVKTMRNKKDQNGILSCLVEDAKAALVDIKWDIKHVERETNMVAHQLAKEAVSLGYEILDIDYVNPGIRSLVMAEGHNTV, from the exons ATGGCGAGAAGGGCACCGATCAAAGACAGTTCTCCGCCGGTTCTTGGTCGGCGTCGGTTCTTTGACG GTATCCCTCGATTGCCCACTGCATATCCTAACGTGGTGCCTAGAGAGTCTACACCTGCAGGCGATGGGGAGACTGCAGAGGAAGAGGATACTGTGATGCCTGATGAGATCGATGGCTTAGCTGATCATGAG TACTCATGCATGTTTCAATTGATCCAATCTTTTAACAATTTTACTGACCAATCTGCTCTCATTGCCTTCAAATCTCGTATCAGTTCTAGTCCAAATGAAACCCTCTTGGCTACTAACTGGTATGCACCAAACTCGATCTGCAATTGGATTGGGGTCTCCTGCAGTCGACGTAGGCAAAGAGTCACCGCTTTAGACCTTTCCTACATGGGTCTCCATGGCACCATTTCTCCTCATATTGGTAACCTCTCCTTCCTAGTCTCACTTCATCTTTTTGACAACAGCTTCTTTGGTTTTATTCCGCATGAGATCAGTCGTCTACATCGCTTGAGAATACTCATCTTGTCATTCAATCAATTGGAAGGAAGCATCCCTCCTTCCATTCATAATTGTCGAAAGCTTCGCAAGGTAAGTTTTGATTCGAACCGTCTTATTGGCGCAATTCCATCTTCATTTGGCAATTTGTCAATGTTGGTGTTCTTGAATTTGCAGCGTAATAGTCTCATTGGTCCATTTCCTCCAGTCATCTTTAACATATCTTCTCTAAACATTTTTGCTGTTACAGCTAATCACATATCGGGAGCTCTTCCGAATGATCTTTGTGGCCGCTGTCCTAATCTTCGGATACTTCATCTCTCGAGTAACAAATTTGGTGGTCAACTTCATTCGCAATTTAATAATTGTCAGGAGCTTGAACGTTTAGGTTTGTCATACAATAAATTCGATGGGAGTATTTCAAAAGCTCTAATTGACAGTTTACAAAAGCTTGAATTGCTAGCTCTTGGGGGTAACAACTTCACTGGTATCATACCTCATACCATAAGCAATTTGTCAACATTGCATACATTTGGAATTGAGGAtaaccacatccaaggaagcaTTCCCACTGATTTGTGGAATCTTCAGAAGctaattgttttggttttgggaaGTAATAACTTCAAAGGGGAAGTACCTCAAAAAATTTTCAACCTTTCTTCTTTACAACGTATCTCTTTTGAGCATAATTCCCTCTCTGGATATCTTCCATCACCAGATCATATGGGGCAATCTTGCCCTAATCTTGAAGAAATTATACTCAGTAGAAACAAACTTAGTGGCCATATCCCATCCTATCTTTCAAATTGTTCCAAGCTCATCAAAGTAGACCTTGCTGGAAACTTATTCTCTGGACCAATTCCCAAAAGTCTGGGAAACTTGAAGTACCTCCAACATCTTTTTTTGGGTTCAAATCAGCTAATAGGCTGGGAGGCTAGAGATCAAGAGaccaatttcatttcatctttatCCAATTGTAGATTTTTGACAAGTTTATACTTAAGCTATAATCCATTGGATATAATAATTCCAGGTTCCATTCAAAACTTTTCTACTTCCTTTCAAATCTTTGTTGCAGACAATTGTCAAATAAGGGGTCATATTCCTATGGGAATGGGATTTTTGAAAGGCCTGATCTGGCTTGATTTGGGAGATAACAATTTGATTGGAAATATCCCTTTCACATTTGGTGGTTTGGAAAGATTACAAAGATTGCATCTTTACAATAACAAGATTGAAGGATTGATTCGAGAAGAGTTATGCCAATTAAGAAATTTGGGAGAGTTGGATCTCTCAAACAACAGAATCTCTGGATTCATCCCAAATTGCATTTCAAACCTCAATCTTCTAGTAAAGCTAAACTTGAGTTCTAATAAACTTGAATCATCAATACCATCAAATATATGGAGCCTTGAAAATCTTTCTTTATTGGATCTGTCATTGAATTCCCTTGGTGAATATTTGTCTTCGAATATGAAGAAATTGGACACTCTTGAATATCTGGATTTATCAAGAAATCAAATTACTGGAGAAATTCCAAGCATCATTGGAGCATTTGAAAGCTTGAGGTATCTTGACTTTTCAAACAACTCCTTTCAAGGAGGCATTCCACAATCTTTTGGGAACTTAAAAGGATTAGATATCTTAAATCTTTCTTACAACAATCTTTCTGGTGCAATTCCTAAATCCCTTGAGGCACTTCCATATCTCAAATACTTGAATTTATCTTTCAACAAGCTTGTAGGAGAGATTCCATCCGGTGGTCCTTTTGTGAACTTCACGGCGGAATCATTTTCAGGAAATAGTGCACTTTGTGGGAATCGAATTTTTAGAGTTCCACCTTGTCCAACGACTCCTACCAACCAACGATCAAAGATGAAAGATATTTTGCTCAAATGTATTCTTCCTACGACTGTGGCAATTATAGCTTTCATAATGTTGGTTTATTTCTTGAGAAGATGTCGGAAACGTAATATGGAGATGCCCACTTCACTTAATCCATTGCCTGCACTGGAACATAGAATGATATCATATCAAGAGCTTTGCCAAGGGACAAACAACTTTTGTGAAAGCAACTTGCTTGGAGTTGGAGGTTTTGGCTCCGTGTACAAAGGAATACTTTTTGACAGGACAATTGTTGCAGTAAAAGTTCTAAGTTTGCAACTGTCGGGTGCTTTCAAAAGTTTTGATGCAGAATGCAAAGTGTTACGGACAATTCGACATAGAAATCTTGTTAAGGTCATAACTACATGCACTAATCCCGAGTTTAGAGCATTGGTGCTGGAATACATGTCGAAGGGCAACCTTGAAAGATGGTTATACTCTTATAACTATTGCTTGGATCTTCtacaaagaataaatattttggttgatgttGCATCAGCCTTAGACTATCTCCACCACGGCCAATCAGAATCTATATTGCATTGTGATTTGAAGCCTACAAATATCCTTTTGGATGAGAACATGGTTGCACATGTTGGTGATTTTGGCATTGCAAAGATTTTAGCCGAAAATAAAGACGCAACACACACCAAAACTCTTGGTACCATTGGCTACATCGCAccag AATATGGATTTGAAGGAAAGGTATCCATCAAAACCGATGTCTACAGCTATGGCATAACATTGTTGGAGATGATCACAAGGAAGAAACCCACCGACGACATGTTCTCTGGGAACTTTACTTTGAGGCAGTTGGTAAATGCATCCATTCCAGATAGAATGATGGAAGTTGTGGATGAAGGTTTACTAAAAATAGAAGATGGAAGAGACACCATTGCCTTGCAAAGTATTCTTTCTTCAATCATGGAATTAGGCTTGAGGTGTTCTGAAGAATTACCAGATACAAGAATGGATATCAAAGACGTGTTGGTCAAGCTTAATAAAATCAAGTCAACTTTTTTTGAGAATAGGAACAGG GTGGCAGATTTAATTGATCAACAAAGTGGATGGTGGAATATGCAACTTCTAAAAGAGGCTTTCAATGAGGAAGAGGCAAATGAGATTTTGAATATACCTGTTTCACAGATTGCTAGTGAAGATAAATTGGTGTGGAAAGGTACATCAAACGGTGAATTCTTTGTTAGAAGCGCATATCACTTGTATAATCAGCAACAAAGAAGTAAGATGGGGGAATCATCATCAAATGGGAATCAAAGTGAG GCAGCTATTGCAGAACCAAGGGGTATGGTTATAGCATCCATGCTTTGTAAAAGGTTGGAATTGCAGAATGTGATTCTTGAAGGCAACTCAATCCCAGTTGTCAAAACTATGAGAAATAAGAAAGATCAAAATGGGATACTTAGCTGCTTGGTGGAGGATGCTAAAGCTGCTTTGGTAGATATTAAATGGGATATTAAACATGTAGAGAGGGAGACAAATATGGTAGCACATCAACTAGCTAAGGAAGCTGTCTCACTGGGTTATGAAATTCTAGATATAGATTATGTAAACCCAGGTATTAGGTCTCTTGTAATGGCTGAAGGCCATAACACTGTTTGA